GGTGTCGGGTACGCTTCAAGGGAGAGAGCGGACACGGTTCCTTGCCTTTACCAAACAGCGCCATCAATCAACTGGCCCAGGCTTTGACACGGCTTCGCCACCAGGGTCTGCCACGCCATCTTTGCGCTCCGGTTCGCTGCTTTGTCGAGCGCGTCTCGGATGCGCAAAAGCTTCCGGTGGGATGGGCCTTGCGAGCTCTGCTCCATCCTTTGACCGAGCGGCTGGCCTTATCGCTGATGAAGCCATCCCAAGCGCGTCTATTCTATGCCCTCCTTCATCCAACCGCCTCTCCCACCTTGCTGAGGGCTGGAGAAAAGGAAAATGTGCACCCGGCCACGGCTGAGGTGATTCTGGACGGCCGGGTGCTCCCGGGGCAATCCTTCAACGGGTTTCGTCAAAAACTCCAATCGGTACTGGGCGAGGACGCAGAGATCGAGTTGCTAAAGTGGATGGATCCGTTGGTGTATTCAGACAAAAACCAACTGCTGGATACAATTGAGCGGGTGCTCAAGCAGCGGGAACCAGGAAGCATCATGGTTCCATACCTGAACACAGGATACACCGACGCAAAACACTACGACAAGTTGGGCATCATAACTTACGGTTTTGTACCGATGCTCAACGACCCCCAGGAGCCCATTGCAAACCTGATTCACGGTAAAAATGAGAGGATTGGAGTCGATGCCTTCGGTTGGGGTGTGGAAGTATTACTGGAAGTGGTTCGAAGATTCTGCGGCCACGGATAATGGAGAAAATCGTATGATTAAGCAGACAATTCTTATAGAAGTAAGGACATTGCGAGTAAGATTTAAAACAACAATCCGTCATGCCGCGGCAACCAGAAATGAAGGAGAGAGCATCTGGATCCAAGCAAAAAGAAATGGAAACAAGGGATATGGTGAGGGTTGTCCGAGAACCTATGTGGCCGGTGATGATCTTGAGTCGAGTGTCAAATGGGTAGAGGAAAATTTTTCAACCGGGAAGGTGAATTTCGAAACACTGGACGACCTGAAACAGTGGGTCGAAAATAACAGCACAGCAATCGATAAGTACCCGTCGGCGTGGTGTGCAATAGAAATGGCACTGCTTGATCTTTTTTCCCGGGAGAGAGGTTGCAATGTTGAAAGATTGCTTGAACTAGATGGCTACGAACTCTGTGGTCGCTACACTGCCGTTCTGGGGGACGATAAAAAATGGAAATATACCACGCTGGTAGATAAATATCTGATCCGAGGATTTTCTGATTTTAAAATCAAGTTAAATGGCAATCTCGAACGTGACATGGAAAAGCTTTATATTCTTGAAGATTTATGTATTCAGCATAACACCAAAGACATACGTATTCGTTTTGACGCGAATAATTTATGGAAGGATCAATGTGACGAAGCCATAGCGCATATTACGGCACTGGGTGGACGGGTATTCGCACTGGAAGAACCCGTAGGATCACGAAATGCTAGAGACATAAGCAAAATCAGTATGGCTACAGGGCTGCCTGTCATTCTGGATGAAAGCCTGTGTACCCTGGATGATTTATCGCTCTATAAAAATATACCTGGAAAATTCATAGCGAATATTAAAATATCGCGGGTTGGCGGTCTTATACGAGCTTTAAGACTGATTGAAGAGCTGAAAAAACTGGGTTGGCCAATTATCATCGGATGCCATGTGGGTGAAACCTCGTTGCTCACAAGGGCCGCACTTATAGCAGCCTCTGCTGCCGGAGAAAGTCTCATTGCCCATGAAGGGGCATTCGGTGACTATCTGGTAGAGCGGGAGCCGGTGGAACCAATGCTGAAATTCGGCCGCAATGGTCTGCTGAATTTGAGTTTTCCCTATTACTTCAAAACAGTTCAGGGACTTAAGGTCATCCCGGCTGAAAACTGGAATACTGGATTTGGAATGCAGTGCCGTATGCCCATTGTTCCGGACGACGGCACACCCGAAGTTCATTTTCTCGAAATGCCCGATAAGTATAAAATTCATTACCGTGTCTGGGGTAAAACCGAAGGGGAAAATGTGGTGCTGATTTTACACGGGGGCATGAGTCATTCTGGCTGGCAGGCGCCTCTGGCAAATCAGCTGCGTTCAATGTCGCCGGACATATCCGTTGTTGCACCTGACCGGCGGGGTTGCGGTTTAAATGAGAAGCGCGGAGACTTGGGTTCTGTTCAATTTGTCATTGAAGATGTGATCAAGCACATCGAATTTCTAAAGAAGTCCTTTAAGAGGATTCATCTTGCAGGCTGGTGCCAGGGTTCACAATACGCTTCTGTTGCTGCGGCCAAACTGGGAGATATGCTCTCCAGCCTTATCCTGCTAACTCCGGGCTTTTTCTGGAACGAGCGGTTCAGGTCAGTTTTAAGTATCGCAGAAAAAATCGTTATGGATATGATTTCTGAATTCAAACTGAAACCCGAACGGAACCATGCCTGTATCCCAATTCCCATGGAAGCAACCGATTTCACACTGATCGATGAATGGCTTGATTTTATTGACAACGATGATCTTAAAACAACCATGATTACATTAAAATCCGTAAGCATCATGGATGAAATTCAGGAGCTTTCCTGGTTCGCAATACTGCAGAACACCCTTCCAGTGCTTGCTATTATGGCAGAAAATGATCGGATTGTTGACAACAATAAGGTTCTACAATTCATTGGCCATCTATTTACCGGTAATAATCAAAACCGACTGGTATCACTGGAAAGTGGTCATGCCATACAGTTTGAAAAGCCAGAAGAAGTTGCTACCGAAATTTTGAATTTTATTCGGCAGAGGAATGATGATTTGATAAGAACTCGATTCTCTGAGCCGGAAGTATACGATGAGCGTCCATGTGTATCAATGAAATAATGATCACAAGATATGGTATGGGGTGCAGATGATTACGGTGGGAATGTATAGGACGTCGTCTTTCTGATAGGGGGGAGGACACCTTTTACTCTTTTTACCTACCCTAAAGACCGTTTTCGGGCGTTATCCGGGCAAAATTCTATATCGTTATGATTGCATGTATTCATCCCTAGAGTGGTCAGGAAGCCATAAAGTTTTATAAGGCAAGGAGCGGGGAAATGGTGTAGCAGGTTGCGTCTATAAGAGAGTAGCAAAAAAATGGAAGCTGAAAGAACACACCAGACAAAGTGATCTTAGTTAATAAAAATTAAAATCTTGACGGCAACTAAAGAGAGCCTTTCGAGAAACTGGCTTTATTATGTATAGTACCTTTCTCACTGCGTAGATAACTACACGCTAACTATCCCGAAGTCCTCTTCCGAAAAAACTTCTTAGTATCATTTTCACGTATTATTACAACCAGTTAAATTAACTACATCTGCCGGTCAGTTCTGGCATGAAATATGATTTAAGATAGTAATAAATGTCCACCACTACATCTTAATGAGTTAAAAAAATTGAAATGAGGTTTCATATGGCAAAGAGAAAAAAAGCGCTCGCAAAAAGCAAAATCGGCAGGTACGACGAAACTCCGACGACACAGAAGACTGATCCGTCAGGAGTAAGGTTAGAGCAGTTGTGCGAGGAAAGAGAGGTGGGGATGGACGGCATTATCCATTGGAAAGATGCCGCTTTGGAGGAAGCCGATATATACAATTTTATGGGATGGTTCGAGTTGGAAGGCTATCCTCTCGATAAATGGTTTTCTCTTCCTGATCATAAAGGTGTCAACGTGATATCGCCAGGCAAATTCGATCCTTTTCAAAACCTGTTTAAAATCATGAAGGTTGATGAAAGCCGTCTCTCCCTTGGAAACATCTATCAGAGCACAGGATTCTTCAGATACGAAGACTCAGGAGAAGAAGCACAGAGCGTCAATGAGTTAAACCTCACATTCAATGATATTGCGAACATAGGCTTTGCGGCGCGAAGCATTCAGTTCTAAAAATTTAACTTTGGTTGCATTACTCCTTTTATAATTCCAAATCATTTGGCGAAATGTGGGGAATGTGCCGGATTTCCTTATTTCAACTATTGTCCATAATGCTCTTTAATCCATGCCTGATATTCACCACTTCTGATATTCTCAATCCATGCTCTGTTATTAAGATACCATTCTATTGTTTTTCTGATACCCGATGCAAACGATTCCTTTGGAGACCAGTTCAGTTCACTTTGTAATTTGCTGAAATCAATGGCATATCTCCGATCATGTCCCGGCCTGTCTTTAACAAACGTGATCAGCTCTCTCCTGGACTTTCCATCAGATGACGGCAGCATCTCATCAAGGATATCACAGATCATTTCCACAATGACGATGTTTTCCATTTCCGAATTGCCGCCGATATTATACATTTCTCCTCTTTTACCCGACTTCATGATTGTCCAGATAGCCTCACAGTGATCTCTGGCATACAGCCAATCCCGGACGTTCCTGCCGTCTCCATAAACAGGCAGGGGTTTCCCTTCAACAGCATTGAGAATCATCAGGGGAATCAGTTTTTCCGGAAACTGGTAAGGGCCATAATTATTAGAACAATTGGAGATGGCGGTGGTCAATCCGAAGGTTTCATGATAGGCGCGAACCAGGTGGTCCGATGCCGCCTTTGACGCTGAATAGGGACTGTTGGGCCGGTATGGCGTCTCTTCTGTAAAATATCCTTCCTGCCCAAGGCTGCCATATACCTCATCCGTGCTTACATGATGGAACAAAAGAAATTTTTCAGTTCTTGCCCTGGCAAGTTCAAGAAGATTAAAAGTGCCAACGATATTTGTATATATGAAACTCTCGGGTCTTTTGATCGACCTGTCAACATGCGATTCCGCTGCAAAATGGCAGACAGCGTCGATAGTATAATCACTGAAGATTTTCCCCATCAGAACCGCGTCACAGATATCCGCCTTATGAAAGATGTACCTGCCGGGATATTGTGCGTCGATGCCCCTGAGATTTTCAGGATTCCCTGCATAGGTCAGTTTATCAACATTGATGACTTTGCCCGTGAATTCTGTTTCTTCCAGTAAATAGCGGATAAAATTGCTTCCGATAAATCCGCAACCACCGGTAACCATAAGATTATTCATGTTCATGTTCTCCCTTCTTTCGCGAACAAGTTTAAGATTATTACAAATCGCTTTCGACTTCTGCAACAGTGTTCATAGATACGCCCTTCCCCCGATATACCGTTTTTTGTAATAGCTTCTTGACAGGGGATCCACACGAATATTTTTGCCTCTGCCCGGTGCATGGATAAAACGACCTTCCCCAACATATATACCCACATGCGTGACCTTATCTCTTCCTGACGTCGCAAAAAAAACAAGGTCTCCCTTCAAAAGGCTGTCCCGCTCAACAGGGGTCCCCGCCTCATACTGGTCCTTAGATGAACGGGGAAGGTCAAGACCGTTTAATTGATATACAGTCATTGCCAGCCCGCTGCAATCAAAGCCGGCGTCTGATGAAGAGCCACCCCAGAGATAGGGAACGGCGATAAATTTCTGTGCCGTCTTTATAAGCTCCTCCCTGATATATATGTTGCCATGCGTTTGTTGCTTTGCGATAGCATATTCATCAGGAGTTACGATATGGTATTCATCGATCACCCCCGACAATTTGAGGTTTTCCGCCTTTTCACGGGCAATCATCTTTGAAGGATAATTACCAAAACTCACCTTGTATAGCCCCACACGGGCAGCGAAATAGGTGGCCTTAAAACCTCGGTCCCGGAGCCGGTCAGTCAGCCGGACGGCATTTTCGACATGAGAAAAGGCGCCAACCTGAATGGTGTAGCCCATATGGGCGAGCTTCTTTTCTACAACCTTTGCTGGAGGACTATATGCACGCCGTTCTGCACAACCCGTGACAAGTGAAACAACGAGAAAAAAGGCAATTGAAACCTTGAGGAAACAATTCATACTAATAAAACCTTCTGTTCCTTTCACACGTCCCTCGCAATTTCTTTTCCATCAAATTTTCTAAACATCATCCGGTGATTTTTTACCCCATCGTTCCATCACCAGTCTGCGAGCCTCGTCGGATGTCGATATCTCTCCGTCAAGCTGAGCGTCCTCAACAATACGCAGTATCTCGCTGAAAAGGGGGCCCGGAGGGAAACCCATGGTGATAAGATCATCTCCACTGAGCAAGCGCGGAGGATGCAGCTCATCATCCGCCATCTCTGTCAGCTTGTTCCTGCAAAACTCATAGTTATCAAGAACACCATGGCTCCCAAGACAGTCCAGGCGATGAAGTTCAAGATGCATGTCAAAATCGGGCATTCTGAGGAAACGCTTTAATCTGTTCGGACGCATTTCCCTGACGTTCATAAACAGCATATGACAATGAACAAGGGCAAGAATTGTCTCTGTTTCCGCACGCGAGAACTTGAGGCGTCGCATCAATGCATCGGCGATCTTTTCCCCTTCACGAACATGGCCATAGAAGTGAATGCCTGATTCATCCTCGGAACGAGTACGCGCTTTACCGATGTCGTGCATGACTATTCCCCAGGCAATCCGCATATCATTCTCCACACCTTCTCCCGAAGGCAACAGGTCGAGCATTCGGAGTGTGTGTTCCCATACATCGCCTTCAGGGTGGAACCTCGGCGGCTGTTCGACACCACGAAGGACATCGACCTCGGGCATAATTTCTGATAGAATCCCTGTTTCCGCGAGTATTTCCATGCCACGCCGCGCGCCTCCGCGCGTAAGGAGCTTCGTTAACTCGTCACGGACACGTTCCGCACTGATGTTGCGGAGTGAAGAGACGTGTTGTTTGATTGCATGAAACGTTGCCGTCTCGATCCGGTAGCCAAGGTTGGCGGCAAAGCGGACAGCACGAAGCATTCTGAGATGATCCTCGGCAAACCGTTCTTCAGGATCGCCTATCGTGCGAATTACACGGTTCTCAATATCCCGCCTGCCATCGACATAGTCGATGATATCACCTTTGCGGGGATCCATGAGGAGGGCATTAACGGTAAAGTCACGGCGACGCACGTCACCCTCAGCATTGGTAAATTCAACATGAGCCGGCCTGCGCCCGTCTTCGTAGTCGCTCTCGGTGCGAAAAGTTGCAACTTCGTAATTGTGCCCTTCCTCGACCACCAAGACAACGCCAAAATTTATCCCCACCGGCACGGTGCGGGAAAACAGAGAACAAACCTCATCTGGCCTGGCGGAGGTAACGATGTCATAATCTCCGGGTTCCACACCACGCAGGGGATCGCGCACACATCCACCTACGAAATAGGCTTCATAACCGGCATTTTGTAACCGATGGACAATACTGATCGCAGTATCACGAGATGCCTTAGATTTTCCGGGACTGTTGCCTAACAAAGGTCCATTTCCTGTTTAATACCCGATCCACCGCAATAGTGACAACCTTTTCACTCATCCGGTAAAAGTGGAGCAAGATGGTTTATCAATCTGTGTCCGGCGCCGATGTTGTGTGCAGATTTGATTGCCTTTGTGATATATGTCTTTGCCTCTTCCACGGCTTCAAATACACTTTTCCCTCTGGCCAACAGAGTTGCGATGGCAGCAGAGAAAGTACATCCTGTACCGTGCGTGTCTTTCTTGTCTATCCTCTCGGAAGAAAATGTGTAAAATTTCTTCCCGTCATAGAGGACATCCACAGCATCCCCTGTAAGATGCCCACCTTTAACGACTACATTCTTCGCGCCGCAGTTGTAAATGACCCTTGCCGCTTTTTTCATGTCGTGAACGGAGGTGATCTTCATTTCGGCCAGAACCTCGGCCTCAGGGATATTCGGCGTCACAACAACGGCCATCGGGATCAATTCTCCGATCAGTGCTTCCCTTACTTCACCTGTTATCAATGCCTCTCCACCCTTGGCCACCATTACCGGATCGACGACGAGCTTTTCAATGCCATATTTTCTGACCATTCCTGCAACAGCCTTTAAAATCCCGGTATTTGTCAGCATCCCTGTTTTGGCGGCATCAACACCAATATCGGTCATCACAGAATCAAACTGTTTTTCCACAAAATCCGGCGCAACCGCATAAATACCCTGGACACCGAGCGTATTCTGGGCGGTAAGGGCAGTGATAACGCTCATACCATACCCCCCTAATACGGTGATTGTCTTTAAATCCGCCTGTATTCCCGCACCGCCGCAGGAATCCGAACCGGCGATGGTTAAAACCCGTACTATCTTCATTTGCTTCCTCAGGGGAAAACCCCCTCTTTGAAATACCTGATCACCAGGAGGCAGCCTGTACTTACAGAAATAACACCCCTCGTGGCGGTTAATCGATTACTGATCCCGTACGGTCTCCCGATTTCCATCACCCCGTTTTTGAGCGGATATTCAAACCCGTCAAGGGTTATTCCTGTCACCACATCCGAAAAAGGTAAGAGAGACACAGTCTGCCCTATTTCTCCATCAATGACACAGTTATGGGTAACAACAAAAGCTTCACACCATTCATCAATCAATCTTGTGTGTATGCCCTTTTTCGCACCCAGGACCAGCAGCGATATATTACCCATAACATGATCGATCCTGCTTCCAAAGGCGCCGAACACATAGATTTCATCAGGAGCCATACTGAACGCATATTCCAAAGCCAGTTGTGTATCCGTCTCTTCCTTCGTCTCCGGATATCTGATGATCCTGCTTCCCCGCTCCCTGAAGTAATCCAGCATAACCGGTGTTAAAGAATCCATATCACCGATTATTACCTGCGGGACTATACCGATGCCGTATACATGGCTGGCGCCGCTGTCCGCACAGATTATCTCGGAAGGGTTCACCTCAGACAGTTTTGACCGGAAAAACGCCAGATCTTTGATCTGGCCACCGGCAACCACAAATAAGACTTTTTTCATGGGATGAAAAATAAGACTTTGTTAAAATATTTTCTCTTATGTTCGGGTAATTATTCTCAGACTTCCTTACTTTATACCAAAGACATTCCTGGTATTCTGATATGTCACGCTTGCCAATTCTTCAAGAGACAAGCCTTTTATTTCGGCTACTTTTCTTGCTGTATGAATAACATAGGCAGGTTCATTCCTTTTTCCCCGATTAGGATGAGGAGTCAGATAGGGTGCATCTGTCTCCACCAGGATATCGGTTACGGGAATATTCCTGACCACGTCCCGCAGTTTTTCTGATTTTCCGAAAGTGATTGCCCCTGGTATAGATATGAAGAAACCCATTTCAAGACACTTTTCAGCCATTTTATAGTTTCCTGAAAAACAATGAACAACCCCTCTGTGCTTTCCCTTCCATCCCCCCAGCATCTCCAGGGTTTCCTGATGGGCGTCACGGTCATGTATGATTATGGGCAATCCAATTTCGCTTGCCAGCTCTAACTGTTCTCCGAATCTCCTTATTTGTACATCCCGCGGCGACAGATTACGAAAAAAATCAAGTCCGATTTCCCCGAAGGCCACAACTTTATCCATCTTTGCGAGTTTTTTGAGAGTCTCATAGGTCGTCTCATCGATATCCTTCACCTCATGGGGATGAATTCCAATCGCCGCATACACATTTTTATACTTATTGGCGATGGAGACAGCCTTCCTGCAATCATCGAGAGTCGTACCAACCGTTATAATCAGATCAACTCCCGCATTTTCAGCCCTCCTTATAACTTCATCCCTGTCTCGGTCGAAATCATTCATCTCCAGATGTGCATGAGAATCAGCGAGCATAATAACCCTTTCCACGCAAATAAACGATCAACCCCCTGGATTACTCTATAATCATCTCATCCGCACAAGAAGCTACGTCGGGAAGTTCCGCAAGATAAGGTTGTAAATGTTCCTCTGTAATCTCTCCGTCAAGCAACTTCTTCATAAGAATCCTCTTATCAGTCTCACCTTCGTAACCACACTGCTTTTTTTTCATCTAACATTCCTCCCTTTTCCAGACTATTGTTTAGGCCTGACTATCTATTATACTTTTCTTATTTTTTCAACAAATACTCATAACAATTCGCCTTCAAACAATAAATGCTCGCGGACGAGCCACTCAATCACCTTGAACGGTAGGACAGGCGTCCCGCCTGTCTGTACTATTGATGAACGAAATCCAATTGATATCAAACAGCGGCAAACTCCTTGACAGACAGGTTGGAATTCACTTACATTCGAGGGCAGGTACCAGCGAGAATCCGGGATTACTGAAAAATGGACACGATGCGGAAAACACATGCTCAGAAATGGCCGATACACGGCTGGATCGGCATAGTCCTGTCCATAACTTTCTGGATCATGAACTGGTCCCTGTCCGGACCTCGCACGCACTGGGGATTTTTCCCCATGTGGTTAGGGTACTGCCTTACTGTTGACGCGCTGGTTTTCATCCGAAAAGGCCATTCACTGTTAACCCGCAGCCCCGGCGCCTATGTGGCTCTCTTTTTCATTTCGGCGCCGGCCTGGTGGCTTTTTGAAGTCATAAACTGGCGTACCCAAAACTGGTACTATGTTGGTGAAAATCTTTTCTCTGGTGCTGAGTACTTTTTGCTGTCATCGCTGAGCTTCTCGACGGTTATGCCGGCGGTATTCGGTACGGCAGAATTAGCCGGTACGTTCCTCTGGATTAATAAAATGAAATGTGCTCTTCGCATTGTACTGACTCCAGCCACACTAATTACTCTCTTTATCACAGGCTGTATTATGCTGGCATTGATGTTGATCTGGCCTGTTTACTTCTTTCCTTTCGTCTGGCTTTCAGTCTATTTCATACTGGAACCGTTCAATGTCCGGCTGAAGAACCACACGCTTATCCAGTACATTGCTGTGGGTGACTGGCGGCCGGTGTTGGCGCTGTGGGTGGGGTGTCTCATTTGCGGTTTCTTCTGGGAAATGTGGAACTTCTACTCATATCCGAAGTGGATATATCGCATACCGTTCTTCGATTTCCTTCACATCTTTGAAATGCCGGTATTGGGCTACTTCGGCTACCTGCCATTCTCAATGGAATTATTCGCCCTGTATCATTTAACAATTGGTTTGCTCAAACCCGGCATGGTTCAGAACTATATCCAGCTCTCACCCGAAGAAATTTAGCAAATGATTTTCGTTTTCGGTAACAACCGCTTTCCCGGCATCCACAACTTCCCTTGAATACCGATATCCGTCCTTTTCACCGTTTCATCATACTCTCCACCGACATCACATAGTGCGATATAAGAATATTGACCCACAAAGCCGATTCGCTTATACTCTTAGCACCCGAAAGAGAATTTATAGATACACATCTTTATCACAGGAGTGATTCTATGTTTACCAGGGAAAGTAAAATCGCTGTTATCGGAGCAGGAGCAATCGGTGGAATAACCGCCGGGTTCATCGCCCGCGCCGGGTACGACATTGAGTTGGTGTGTAAATATCCCGATCTGGCTGCAAAAATCAAACATAACGGTGTGCATATCTTCGGTGCGAAAGGGGACTTCACTGTAGCGATGCCGGCTGTGGCTAAAATT
The Deltaproteobacteria bacterium DNA segment above includes these coding regions:
- a CDS encoding M20/M25/M40 family metallo-hydrolase, with the protein product MALTSVAREGLSHLKALLTLDTTNPPGKEIQAVRYLERVLRQEGFEPVVLEPEPGRGNLVVRLQGDGSKKPLLLASHLDVVAADSSGWDAPPFAGQVKDGYLIGRGALDMKQMTAMSLMTLLTLRREGVPLRRDIIFAAVADEECGGEKGAGFLVREHPDLIRSEFALGEVGGFRIQIKDKNYFVVQTAERGCAWCRVRFKGESGHGSLPLPNSAINQLAQALTRLRHQGLPRHLCAPVRCFVERVSDAQKLPVGWALRALLHPLTERLALSLMKPSQARLFYALLHPTASPTLLRAGEKENVHPATAEVILDGRVLPGQSFNGFRQKLQSVLGEDAEIELLKWMDPLVYSDKNQLLDTIERVLKQREPGSIMVPYLNTGYTDAKHYDKLGIITYGFVPMLNDPQEPIANLIHGKNERIGVDAFGWGVEVLLEVVRRFCGHG
- a CDS encoding alpha/beta fold hydrolase; its protein translation is MIKQTILIEVRTLRVRFKTTIRHAAATRNEGESIWIQAKRNGNKGYGEGCPRTYVAGDDLESSVKWVEENFSTGKVNFETLDDLKQWVENNSTAIDKYPSAWCAIEMALLDLFSRERGCNVERLLELDGYELCGRYTAVLGDDKKWKYTTLVDKYLIRGFSDFKIKLNGNLERDMEKLYILEDLCIQHNTKDIRIRFDANNLWKDQCDEAIAHITALGGRVFALEEPVGSRNARDISKISMATGLPVILDESLCTLDDLSLYKNIPGKFIANIKISRVGGLIRALRLIEELKKLGWPIIIGCHVGETSLLTRAALIAASAAGESLIAHEGAFGDYLVEREPVEPMLKFGRNGLLNLSFPYYFKTVQGLKVIPAENWNTGFGMQCRMPIVPDDGTPEVHFLEMPDKYKIHYRVWGKTEGENVVLILHGGMSHSGWQAPLANQLRSMSPDISVVAPDRRGCGLNEKRGDLGSVQFVIEDVIKHIEFLKKSFKRIHLAGWCQGSQYASVAAAKLGDMLSSLILLTPGFFWNERFRSVLSIAEKIVMDMISEFKLKPERNHACIPIPMEATDFTLIDEWLDFIDNDDLKTTMITLKSVSIMDEIQELSWFAILQNTLPVLAIMAENDRIVDNNKVLQFIGHLFTGNNQNRLVSLESGHAIQFEKPEEVATEILNFIRQRNDDLIRTRFSEPEVYDERPCVSMK
- the rfbB gene encoding dTDP-glucose 4,6-dehydratase, which produces MNNLMVTGGCGFIGSNFIRYLLEETEFTGKVINVDKLTYAGNPENLRGIDAQYPGRYIFHKADICDAVLMGKIFSDYTIDAVCHFAAESHVDRSIKRPESFIYTNIVGTFNLLELARARTEKFLLFHHVSTDEVYGSLGQEGYFTEETPYRPNSPYSASKAASDHLVRAYHETFGLTTAISNCSNNYGPYQFPEKLIPLMILNAVEGKPLPVYGDGRNVRDWLYARDHCEAIWTIMKSGKRGEMYNIGGNSEMENIVIVEMICDILDEMLPSSDGKSRRELITFVKDRPGHDRRYAIDFSKLQSELNWSPKESFASGIRKTIEWYLNNRAWIENIRSGEYQAWIKEHYGQ
- a CDS encoding NlpC/P60 family protein — protein: MNCFLKVSIAFFLVVSLVTGCAERRAYSPPAKVVEKKLAHMGYTIQVGAFSHVENAVRLTDRLRDRGFKATYFAARVGLYKVSFGNYPSKMIAREKAENLKLSGVIDEYHIVTPDEYAIAKQQTHGNIYIREELIKTAQKFIAVPYLWGGSSSDAGFDCSGLAMTVYQLNGLDLPRSSKDQYEAGTPVERDSLLKGDLVFFATSGRDKVTHVGIYVGEGRFIHAPGRGKNIRVDPLSRSYYKKRYIGGRAYL
- a CDS encoding HD domain-containing protein; this translates as MLGNSPGKSKASRDTAISIVHRLQNAGYEAYFVGGCVRDPLRGVEPGDYDIVTSARPDEVCSLFSRTVPVGINFGVVLVVEEGHNYEVATFRTESDYEDGRRPAHVEFTNAEGDVRRRDFTVNALLMDPRKGDIIDYVDGRRDIENRVIRTIGDPEERFAEDHLRMLRAVRFAANLGYRIETATFHAIKQHVSSLRNISAERVRDELTKLLTRGGARRGMEILAETGILSEIMPEVDVLRGVEQPPRFHPEGDVWEHTLRMLDLLPSGEGVENDMRIAWGIVMHDIGKARTRSEDESGIHFYGHVREGEKIADALMRRLKFSRAETETILALVHCHMLFMNVREMRPNRLKRFLRMPDFDMHLELHRLDCLGSHGVLDNYEFCRNKLTEMADDELHPPRLLSGDDLITMGFPPGPLFSEILRIVEDAQLDGEISTSDEARRLVMERWGKKSPDDV
- the thiD gene encoding bifunctional hydroxymethylpyrimidine kinase/phosphomethylpyrimidine kinase; the protein is MKIVRVLTIAGSDSCGGAGIQADLKTITVLGGYGMSVITALTAQNTLGVQGIYAVAPDFVEKQFDSVMTDIGVDAAKTGMLTNTGILKAVAGMVRKYGIEKLVVDPVMVAKGGEALITGEVREALIGELIPMAVVVTPNIPEAEVLAEMKITSVHDMKKAARVIYNCGAKNVVVKGGHLTGDAVDVLYDGKKFYTFSSERIDKKDTHGTGCTFSAAIATLLARGKSVFEAVEEAKTYITKAIKSAHNIGAGHRLINHLAPLLPDE
- a CDS encoding thiamine diphosphokinase — encoded protein: MKKVLFVVAGGQIKDLAFFRSKLSEVNPSEIICADSGASHVYGIGIVPQVIIGDMDSLTPVMLDYFRERGSRIIRYPETKEETDTQLALEYAFSMAPDEIYVFGAFGSRIDHVMGNISLLVLGAKKGIHTRLIDEWCEAFVVTHNCVIDGEIGQTVSLLPFSDVVTGITLDGFEYPLKNGVMEIGRPYGISNRLTATRGVISVSTGCLLVIRYFKEGVFP
- a CDS encoding TatD family hydrolase produces the protein MLADSHAHLEMNDFDRDRDEVIRRAENAGVDLIITVGTTLDDCRKAVSIANKYKNVYAAIGIHPHEVKDIDETTYETLKKLAKMDKVVAFGEIGLDFFRNLSPRDVQIRRFGEQLELASEIGLPIIIHDRDAHQETLEMLGGWKGKHRGVVHCFSGNYKMAEKCLEMGFFISIPGAITFGKSEKLRDVVRNIPVTDILVETDAPYLTPHPNRGKRNEPAYVIHTARKVAEIKGLSLEELASVTYQNTRNVFGIK